From a region of the Besnoitia besnoiti strain Bb-Ger1 chromosome I, whole genome shotgun sequence genome:
- a CDS encoding hypothetical protein (encoded by transcript BESB_007880) has product MDEGWSGEEAQAGASRLQTAGTAPKAEERSGEAVCSPPSEGKVGRTSRSLLQDSDEDGNNESCGLSNAAHEVSGRDTSLAGCAGSLFSPSSSSTELKDTKDPSSSNPPPSAFSSPSCLCSSLEDAFAGTACLGALPRGDPCVGASQSSSSAARPPSKFDGLSLLDLDFSLQTPTRLGGEAPSAAQPASLHEIDLLGDAGATSSWPLRLQGQSQGSAADEEARQDEASGNLVLSSAAEARPGDVEAETEREPRHGDKAREPLLVVEEECLVDRGDKLESAEGTQKTTGEQGEVKRRPAGDERGSSDGGRGGSREGREEVRLLAAEGGEREGASALEASGGSDAAANVRYAGASEHTGESEPSEGNALRATNLDSSQENSVARKSTEAETEAPAIEEAANADVRGEENVSRVPAETLGSNAPLTGPEKLALIKKHVRNLLAREPSASARSRLEECLAALDEMPLDFEKLRSLCAAGMPDRCPALRALYWRVLLRFLSVDPSQWEEESRRKRNAYESYKRDFIKEPELVRRLRQKRGPRGPRSAMPADGASSFVSSFSSISSPPSSSPSFCSGREAVKSEVFAEGSVVGCSPPAPSASSSALAASAAHPTRSLLAALIPSAGSAERLGSTDKETVSVEKRVSLFGGTPNDMLCRPSSGSSSSTLRTASSLFGDQGDACVSPPASSSLFSSTLPSSTSFSSSPGSAAASRSGFTGALFPEQESDAEQKKLRERFAQAAPHLRSAGSILLEGRQLPTRPVNLESVSDHPLNQQTSSEWRSYWDDADIFDQINKDVFRTRPELAFFNYDPFLSLQQQRERFLRTAVSPSPPPQDREMPHLFSLGKEAHQSSEVDEPIPLLVDYDTLMQQRAASRAGAASQGGSTGGQELGSRVSLPESPKSSRFRLRNAFISSLKNRPASPPVGGSFFFSRSSSRSSAQGGSRGVSTGGEEAACEEHRPAGARPPARAEAKPAALGLRLSNSPLNSLKKRVAALSPRSPPPADSLAAAFGRYENVHSAPQPLSSSTQEERGARSIQQTPCAAAPRSPGLSSIHGAGSVSPFRRFFSKGGAAPPQRLRRPHAAPQGSSGAASPLLGAPGLESNGRATSGEVVSTGASVSASGDEERVWRPMEENEGREMSCARSQSRLRLEGDGDLDCEAAQGFEAARWRTADIRGSGGAFEDERSPNRAESACRESFTRGRLSLDTLTPEELRTPRASVPLGGLPAPSALRERARLGEQENELDVILHQSAAAAASRFLAQPSQSPAMETPTSAAAEDRAEARHAPPLFCSEETHTMEPLSSGEEEGARVHGERVCTSREVSEARNMLAGKAPSAPPGRNSDAEGKGLGDEVLGQEAEDHEGLAPASHPASRGSPPSPFSVCPLSPTASPPEGEGPPPPPALALAAQEREAAAIPQLQPSRAPAGVQDTCDLWHPRRHYDLLCRILFIYAKVNPGIRYVQGMNELLAPVYYVILSDPLCTDPLQAEAEVFFCFTELMQEQRDAFCKALDPTDNGVSGRIARLSALLKLKDKPVWDHLDQLGVDPQFYALRWLLLMLTQEFQMPDVIVLWDAFIADAGWPLPLLYYVCVAMIHWLRPALLAADFTACMKLLQHLPSFDPQVLLGAANHLRAEDIVAGGVSVSANDAVPPANGHPARANDLERLDPLRARNNASAFPLPSSSPAQLAPLFGRRKLHFSSSSSLESVAKSFSSPSCPLSRGLSGAQGSGAHAGAEEAVEASDRGRYGLVCTVSGARRQEGGSDPDCDGDRAGTEEGLSSSSFPGAPLSQVTRENDETKTPGRPFDARCNPLQPLRLPLSTREERGQTQQRHAFDFHGPEGGKACERTTAQGPPLGEDEKEKRKKEREEERRRKEAQRRLEVISSLPAAFLTSGSECRECERKEPPVGVASLSPREREARDAKQREDRSGPTSFFPWRGGRRSAGDSADRDNEGSPFASLGEKLGELRSLGVKNLVADTARALWAAGTGNSDSSGKGERDRGTGE; this is encoded by the exons CTCTGCAAACGCCGACTCGCCTCGGTGGCGAGGCTCcaagcgcggcgcagcccgcgtCTCTGCATGAAATTGACCTTCTTGGAGACGCGGGGGCGACGTCCTCCTGGCCTTTGCGGCTCCAGGGGCAGAGTCAGggaagcgcggcggacgaagaggcgaggcaggacGAGGCAAGTGGAAACTTGgttctctcctctgctgccgaggcgcgacCTGGCGACGTAGAAGCGGAGACTGAACGCGAGCCGAGGCACGGGGATAAAGCCCGGGAGCCTCTGCTTGTCGTCGAGGAGGAGTGCCTCGTAGACCGGGGAGACAAGCTAGAGAGCGCCGAAGGAACACAGAAAACCACAGGAGAGCAGGGAGAAGTAAAGAGACGgccggcaggcgacgagcgaggcTCGAGCGacggggggagaggagggtcgcgagaagggagagaagaggtgCGTCTGcttgctgcagaaggcggagagagggagggagcgaGCGCGCTAGAGGCCTCTGGGGGGAGTGACGCAGCAGCAAACGTCCGGTATGCGGGAGCGAGTGAACACacaggagagagcgagccgTCAGAAGGAAACGCGTTGCGCGCTACCAACTTGGACTCGAGTCAAGAGAATTCGGTGGCGAGGAAATCGACAGAGGCAGAAACCGAGGCGCCAGCGATCGAAGAGGCCGCAAACGCAGACGtcagaggcgaagaaaacgtctcgcgcgtccctgCAGAGACACTTGGCAGCAACGCGCCTCTGACGGGGCCGGAGAAGCTCGCGCTGATCAAGAAGCATGTGCGGAacctcctcgctcgcgaaCCGAGCGCCAGCGCACGGAGTAG ACTCGAGGAatgcctcgccgccctcgatgAGATGCCTCTGGACTTTGAGAAActccgcagtctctgcgccgcgggcaTGCCAGATCGATGCCCCGCTCTGAGGGCGCTGTACTGGAGAGTTCTgctgcgcttcctctccgtAGATCCCTCGCAGTGGGAGGAAGAGTCCCGAAGAAAACG AAATGCCTACGAGAGTTACAAGAGGGACTTCATCAAAGAGCCGGAGCTGgtgcggcggctgaggcagaagcgaggcccgcgaggcccgcggtcAGCCATGCCCGCGGatggcgcctcctcgtttgtgtcttctttctcgtctaTTTCGTCCCccccgtcttcgtcgccgtctttctGTTCTGGGAGAGAGGCAGTGAAATCTGAAGTCTTCGCCGAGGGCTCTGTGGTAGGCtgttcgccgcccgcgccctcggcttcttcttcggctctcgcggcctccgccgcgcacccGACGCggtctcttctcgccgcgttGATTCCGTCGGCAGGTTCCGCGGAGCGACTGGGATCTACGGACAAGGAGACTGTGAGTGTGGAGAAGCGCGTGTCGCTCTTTGGCGGGACTCCTAACGATATGCTCTGTCGGCCTTCTTCTGGGTCCTCTTCCTCTACGCTCCGGaccgcctcgtctctgttCGGTGACCAGGGCGACGCATGCGTTTCGCCCCCAGCTTCCTCGAGTCTATTTTCCTCCACGCTCCCGTCCAGCACCTCGTTTTCGAGCTCGCCTGggtccgcggcggcttcgcggTCGGGGTTCACCGGGGCTCTCTTCCCCGAGCAAgaaagcgacgccgagcaAAAGAAGCTCCGAGAGCGATTCGCCCAAGCCGCGCCACACTTGCGGTCCGCGGGCTCGATTCTGCTCGAAGGCCGCCAACTCCCCACCCGCCCGGTCAACCTCGAGTCGGTCTCTGACCAT CCTCTCAACCAGCAAACGAGCAGCGAGTGGCGGAGTTACTGGGACGACGCGGATATTTTCGACCAAATCAACAAGGATGTTTTTCGAACGCGGCCCGAGCTGGCGTTCTTCAACTACGACCCCTTTCTCtcgctccagcagcagcgcgagaggtTCCTGCGCACCGCCGtctccccctcgcctcccccgcAGGACAGAGAGATGCCTcatctcttctctctcggcaAAGAGGCACACCAG AGCTCGGAGGTCGACGAGCCGATTCCTCTCCTGGTTGATTACGACACGCTGATGCAGCAGAGGGCCGCgtcccgcgccggcgccgcttcgcaggGTGGCTCGACAGGGGGCCAGGAGCTCGGTTCCCGCGTGTCGCTTCCAGAGTCTCCAAAGTCTTCGCGCTTTCGCCTGCGCAACGCCTTCATCTCCTCCCTCAAGAACCGaccggcctcgccgcctgtTGGCGgatctttcttcttctcgcgttcgtcttctcggtcgtccgcgcagggcggctcgcgcggggTCTCcacaggcggcgaagaagcggcgtGCGAGGAGCATCGACCCGCTGGGGCTCGGCCAcccgcgcgggcggaggcgaagccggcAGCGCTAGGCTTGCGGCTCTCCAACTCGCCCCTGAACTCTCTGAAGAAGCGAGTTGCggccctgtctccgcggtcgcctccgcctgctgactcgctcgctgcggcctttGGTCGCTACGAGAACGTCCACAGCGCCCCGCAACCGCTGTCGTCCTCAACtcaagaagagagaggggcTAGGTCGATTCAGCAAACTCcgtgcgctgctgcgccgcgttcgccggGCTTGTCCTCCATCCACGGGGCTGGCTCGGTGTCGCCTTTtcggcgcttcttcagcaagggaggagcggcgcctccacagcgGTTGCGGCGCCcccacgccgcgccgcagggctccagcggcgcggcgtcgcctctccttgGAGCCCCAGGTCTGGAGTCGAACGGGCGGGCGACCAGCGGCGAAGTAGTGTCCACGGGGGCGAGTGTGAGTGCAAgtggcgacgaggagcgGGTGTGGAGGCCGATGGAGGAAAACGAGGGGCGCGAGATGTCCTGCGCACGAAGCCAGTCACGCCTGAGACTCGAAGGGGACGGAGATTTAGACTGCGAGGCCGCACAAGGCTTCGAGGCGGCCAGATGGAGAACCGCTGACATTcgcgggagcggcggagcTTTCGAGGACGAGCGGTCTCCCAACCGGGCGGAATCAGCGTGTCGCGAAAGCTTCACGCGCGGCAGACTCTCTCTCGATACGTTGACCCCTGAGGAACTCAGGACGCCGCGTGCCTCGGTGCCTCTTGGcgggctgccggcgccctctgcgctgcgggagcgagcgcggctAGGAGAGCAGGAAAACGAGCTCGACGTGATTCTACATCaaagcgccgctgcggctgcttcgcgcttTCTCGCTCAGCCATCGCAAAGCCCCGCTATGGAGACTCcaacgagcgccgcggcggaggatcgagctgaggcgcgacatgcgccgccgctgttttgctccgaggagacgcacacgATGGAGCCTCTGtcgagcggcgaggaggagggagcaCGCGTACACGGAGAACGCGTCTGCACCAGTAGAGAAGTCTCCGAAGCTCGAAACATGCTTGCGGGCAAGGCTCCGTCCGCGCCTCCGGGGAGgaacagcgacgcagaggggaaGGGCCTAGGAGACGAAGTGCTCgggcaggaggcggaagatCACGAGGGGCTGGCGCCGGCTTCTCACCCGGCATCCCGAGgctccccgccctcgcccttctctgtctgtccCCTGTCTCcgactgcgtcgccgccggagggcgaggggcctccgcccccgcctgcACTCGCACTCGCGGCCCAGGAgcgtgaggcggcggcgattccgcagctgcagccgtcgcgagcgcccgcggggGTGCAGGACACCTGCGACCTGTGGCATCCTCGGAGACACTACGACTTGCTTTGTCGCATTCTCTTCATCTACGCGAAAGTCAACCCTGGAATTCGATACGTACAGGGCATGAACGAGCTCCTCGCCCCGGTCTACTATGTCATCTTGTCAGATCCTCTCTGCACAGACCCCCTGCAG gcggaggccgaggtcttcttctgcttcacaGAGTTGATGCaagagcagcgcgacgcgttCTGCAAGGCTCTCGACCCCACAGACAATGGCGTCAGCGGCAGGATCGCCCGGCTGAGTGCGCTCCTGAAACTGAAG GACAAGCCTGTGTGGGACCACCTTGACCAACTCGGCGTGGATCCACAGTTCTACGCGCTTCGCTGGCTGCTGCTGATGCTGACACAA GAGTTCCAGATGCCCGATGTCATTGTTCTGTGGGACGCCTTCATCGCCGACGCTGGatggccgctgccgctcctctACTACGTCTGCGTTGCGATGATTCACTGG CTGAGGCCGGCGCTCCTTGCGGCGGACTTCACGGCCTGTATGAAACTGCTGCAGCACTTGCCCTCCTTCGACCCTCAAGTCCTCCTTGGCGCTGCGAATCACCTTCG AGCGGAAGACATCGTAGCTGGCGGAGTTTCAGTCTCCGCGAACGACGCGGTTCCGCCGGCTAACGGCCATCCGGCCCGCGCGAACGATTTGGAGCGCCTCGatcctctgcgtgcgcgcaaCAACGCGTCGGCGTTCCctctgccttcctcttcgcctgctcAATTAGCGCCTCTCTTTGGCAGGCGAAAACTCcatttctcgtcttcctcgtctctcgaGTCTGTGGCGAAGAGcttttcttccccttcttgTCCTCTGTCGCGCGGTCTCAGTGGCGCGCAGGGCAGTGGAGCCCAcgctggcgcggaggaggcggtagaggccagcgaccgcggtcggTACGGGCTCGTCTGCACTGTCTccggggcgaggagacaggaaggcggcagcgaTCCCGActgcgacggagacagggcCGGCACCGAGGAAGGCCTGTCTAGCTCATCCTTCCCAGGGGCGCCCCTCTCGCAAGTCACGCGAGAAAACGACGAAACCAAGACGCCGGGAAGGCCTTTCGATGCGCGTTGCAATCCGCTTCAGCCCCTGCGGCTGCCCTTGTCAACGCGCGAGGAAAGGGGGCAGACccagcagagacacgcgttCGATTTTCACGGGCCTGAGGGGGGGAAAGCATGTGAGCGCACGACAGCACAGGGGCCCCCTCTGGGtgaagacgagaaggagaagaggaagaaggaaagagaagaggagaggaggcgcaaaGAGGCACAGAGACGGCTGGAGGTCATCAGCAGCCTGCCGGCCGCGTTCTTGACAAGCGGAAGCGAATGCCGAGAGTGCGAGCGCAAAGAGCCtcccgtcggcgtcgccagcttgtctcctcgagagcgagaggcacgCGACGCTAAGCAAAGAGAAGATCGATCTGGGCCGACGTCCTTTTTTCCTTGGAggggcggaagacgaagcgcagGTGACTCCGCCGACCGCGACAATGAGGGAAGTCCGTTCGCAAGCCTCGGCGAGAAATTGGGCGAGCTGCGGTCGCTGGGCGTCAAGAACTTGGTCGCCGACACGGCGCGTGCGTTGTGGGCCGCGGGAACAGGAAACAGCGACAGCTCTGGCaaaggggagagagacagagggacgGGGGAATGA